The following coding sequences are from one Triticum aestivum cultivar Chinese Spring chromosome 5A, IWGSC CS RefSeq v2.1, whole genome shotgun sequence window:
- the LOC123105872 gene encoding scarecrow-like protein 33 yields MEWMDGVGNDIPTSNPRYCHCTIRNSIHSTMAATPEELLGLAEPAPLSPSLFLDLPPTTHGDSQNDLALEYISRMLTEEDIVDKFFYQYPDHPKLLQAEQPFAEILADTSSSAAQESFASSTSILMASQGNNTDFMVSGCQVQDPVFFLNGTGTVEPNSMVFPSKSSTSMNMLSSMEFFKGMEGANMFLPIDDVMVDGTGTDVMVSGCQVQDPVFFLNGTGTVEPNSMVFPSKSSTSMNMLSSMEFFKGMEGANMFLPIDDVMVDGTGTDVMVSGCQVQDPVFFLNGTGTVEPNSMVFPSKSSTSMNMLSSMEFFKGMEGANMFLPIDDVMVDGTGTDVMVSGCQVQDPVFFLNGTGTVEPNSMVFPSESSTSMIMLSSMEFFKGMEEANMFLPTDDVMVDGRGRKKRSGMDGEAEAGLGRSSKQIVVLLHSTTTLEEEEATALEMLDRLILNGYEACPSEMQEVVRVTWEDKEDKAARQSISRRGRRGARHTVVTDLETLLTRCAEAVVSNDVRGAGKLLERIKCHSSPTGDARQRLAHYFTQGLEARLAGTGSRLYRSLMGKRTSVLELIRAFHLHTAVSCSIKVGLLFSTNTIYKAVAGRRKLHIVHYGMTTGFQWPDLLRLLANREGGPPEVRITGINTPLPGPCPDALMQEAGHRLDNCASQFGVPFKFHAIASKPEDVRAEDLHIDPDEVLVVSSLYEFRTLMDESLTFDMVSPRDMVLKTIRKMRPSVFISSVVNGPYGAAFFMTRFRHALYYFTALFDVMETTVPWDGDKRLLVERDILARSAINMIACEGTDRVERPQNYKEWQARNQRAGLRQLPLDPDIVLMLRDEVKNRYHKHFMISEDHRWLLQGWKGRVLYAHSTWAAADATGSLV; encoded by the coding sequence ATGGAATGGATGGATGGCGTAGGAAATGATATACCCACTTCAAATCCAAGATATTGTCACTGCACCATCAGGAACAGCATACACTCCACTATGGCTGCCACACCGGAGGAGTTGTTGGGCCTCGCCGAGCCTGCACCACtgtccccctccctcttcctcgaCCTTCCTCCAACGACCCATGGTGACTCACAGAATGACCTGGCCCTGGAATACATTTCGCGCATGCTCACGGAGGAGGACATCGTTGACAAGTTCTTCTACCAGTACCCTGACCACCCGAAGCTCCTGCAGGCGGAGCAGCCCTTTGCCGAGATCCTCGCCGACACCTCATCATCCGCCGCCCAGGAGTCCTttgcctcctccacctccatctTGATGGCCAGCCAAGGAAACAACACGGACTTCATGGTCTCCGGGTGCCAGGTACAGGatccagtcttcttcttgaacGGCACAGGCACGGTGGAGCCCAATAGTATGGTGTTTCCCAGCAAGAGCAGCACCAGCATGAACATGCTGTCGAGCATGGAATTCTTCAAAGGCATGGAGGGGGCTAACATGTTCTTGCCCATAGACGATGTGATGGTGGATGGTACAGGCACGGACGTCATGGTCTCCGGGTGCCAAGTACAGGatccagtcttcttcttgaacGGCACAGGCACGGTGGAGCCCAATAGTATGGTGTTTCCCAGCAAGAGCAGCACCAGCATGAACATGCTGTCGAGCATGGAATTCTTCAAAGGCATGGAGGGGGCTAACATGTTCTTGCCCATAGACGATGTGATGGTGGATGGTACAGGCACGGACGTCATGGTCTCCGGGTGCCAAGTACAGGatccagtcttcttcttgaacGGCACAGGCACGGTGGAGCCCAATAGTATGGTGTTTCCCAGCAAGAGCAGCACCAGCATGAACATGCTGTCGAGCATGGAATTCTTCAAAGGCATGGAGGGGGCTAACATGTTCTTGCCCATAGACGATGTGATGGTGGATGGTACAGGCACGGACGTCATGGTCTCCGGGTGCCAGGTACAGGatccagtcttcttcttgaacGGCACAGGCACGGTGGAGCCCAATAGTATGGTGTTTCCCAGCGAGAGCAGCACCAGCATGATCATGCTGTCGAGCATGGAATTCTTCAAAGGCATGGAGGAGGCCAACATGTTCTTGCCCACAGACGATGTGATGGTGGATGGTAGGGGGCGTAAGAAGAGGTCTGGCATGGATGGTGAGGCGGAGGCGGGCTTGGGCAGGAGCAGCAAGCAAATAGTGGTGCTGCTGCATAGTACTACTAccttggaggaggaggaagccaccgCGCTGGAGATGTTGGACCGGCTCATCCTCAACGGCTACGAAGCATGCCCGAGCGAGATGCAGGAGGTAGTACGTGTCACCTGGGAAGACAAGGAGGACAAGGCAGCACGGCAGAGCATCTCCAGGCGTGGGAGGCGCGGGGCGAGGCATACAGTGGTGACTGACCTAGAGACTCTGCTGACCCGCTGTGCAGAAGCAGTGGTCAGCAACGACGTGCGTGGCGCGGGCAAGCTGCTGGAGCGGATCAAGTGTCACTCGTCGCCGACGGGGGACGCTAGGCAGCGGCTGGCGCACTACTTCACCCAGGGGCTGGAGGCACGGCTGGCTGGCACGGGGAGCCGACTGTACAGATCGCTCATGGGGAAGCGCACCTCAGTCTTGGAGCTCATCAGGGCCTTCCATCTGCACACGGCCGTGAGCTGTTCGATCAAGGTGGGGTTGCTCTTTTCCACCAACACCATCTACAAGGCCGTTGCAGGGAGGAGGAAACTGCACATTGTGCACTACGGCATGACCACCGGGTTTCAGTGGCCGGACTTGCTCCGGTTGCTGGCGAATAGGGAGGGTGGGCCACCGGAAGTGAGGATCACCGGCATCAACACCCCTCTGCCCGGGCCCTGTCCGGATGCACTGATGCAGGAGGCAGGGCACCGGCTCGACAATTGCGCGAGCCAGTTCGGCGTGCCATTCAAGTTCCACGCCATCGCATCCAAGCCGGAGGATGTCCGGGCTGAGGACCTGCACATCGATCCAGATGAGGTCCTGGTCGTGAGCAGCCTATACGAGTTCAGGACCTTGATGGACGAGAGCCTCACCTTTGACATGGTAAGCCCAAGGGACATGGTACTCAAAACTATCAGGAAGATGAGGCCGTCTGTGTTCATCAGTTCCGTCGTCAATGGACCATACGGCGCGGCGTTCTTTATGACGCGGTTCCGCCATGCGCTCTACTACTTCACGGCGTTGTTCGATGTTATGGAGACCACCGTCCCATGGGATGGCGACAAGAGACTTCTGGTGGAGCGGGACATACTTGCACGGTCCGCCATAAACATGATCGCCTGTGAAGGCACAGACCGGGTGGAGCGCCCTCAGAACTACAAGGAGTGGCAGGCGCGGAACCAGCGAGCGGGGCTAAGGCAGCTGCCATTGGACCCTGATATCGTTCTGATGCTCAGGGACGAAGTGAAGAATAGGTACCACAAGCATTTCATGATCAGCGAGGATCACCGGTGGCTTCTGCAAGGATGGAAAGGTCGGGTGCTCTATGCCCACTCCACATGGGCAGCTGCTGATGCTACTGGCTCTCTAGTGTGA
- the LOC123105873 gene encoding scarecrow-like protein 34 — MLASHGMDGVGNDISNPNPRYCHCTIRNSIHSTMAATPEELLGLAEPAPLSPSLFLDLPPMTHGDSQNDLALEYISRVLTEEDIVDKFFYQYPDHPKLLQAEQSFAEILANTSPTADQESFADSTSILMPSQGNNTDVMVSGCQVQDPALLNCTGTVEPNSMVFPSESSTNMNMLSSMSMAFFNGMEDANRFLPADDVMMDGRGRKKRSDMDGEMEAGLGRSSKQIVVVLHSALEEEEEEEEEATALEMLDRLILNGYEASPSEMQEVVRVTWEDKEDKAARQSISRRGRCAARHTVVTDLETLLTRCAEAVASSDVCGASKLLERIKCHSSPRGDARQRLAHYFAQGLEARLAGTGSRLYRSLMGKRTSAVELIRAYHLHTAASCSIKVGLLFSTNTIYKAVAWRRKLHIVHYGISTGFQWPDLLGLLANREGGPPEVRITGINSPQPGPCPAALMEEAGHRLNNYASQFGVPFKFRAIASKLEDVRAEDLHIDPDEVLVVSSLYEFRTLMDESLTSDMLSPRDMVLNTISKMRPSVFVSSVVNGPYSAAFFMTRFRHALYYFSALFDMMETTVPWVAKRLLVERDIFARSAINRIACEGTDRVERPQNYKEWQTRNQRAGLRQLPLDPDIVLILKDEVKNRYHKHFMICEDHRWLLQGWKGRVLYAHSTWAAADATGSLV; from the coding sequence ATGTTGGCTTCACATGGAATGGATGGAGTAGGAAATGATATATCCAATCCAAATCCAAGATATTGTCACTGCACCATCAGGAACAGCATACACTCCACTATGGCTGCCACACCGGAGGAGTTGTTGGGCCTCGCCGAGCCTGCACCATtgtccccctccctcttcctcgaCCTTCCTCCGATGACCCATGGTGACTCACAGAATGACCTGGCCCTGGAATACATTTCGCGCGTgctcacagaggaggacatcgtcGATAAGTTCTTCTACCAGTACCCTGACCACCCGAAGCTCCTGCAGGCCGAGCAGTCCTTCGCCGAGATCCTCGCCAACACCTCACCCACCGCTGACCAGGAGTCCTTTGCCGACTCCACCTCCATATTGATGCCCAGCCAAGGAAACAACACAGACGTCATGGTTTCCGGGTGCCAGGTACAGGATCCTGCCTTATTGAACTGCACAGGCACAGTGGAGCCCAATAGTATGGTGTTTCCCAGCGAGAGCAGCACCAACATGAACATGCTATCGAGTATGAGTATGGCATTCTTCAATGGCATGGAGGACGCCAACAGGTTCTTGCCCGCAGATGATGTGATGATGGATGGTAGGGGGCGTAAGAAGAGATCTGACATGGATGGTGAGATGGAGGCGGGCTTGGGCAGGAGCAGCAAGCAAATAGTTGTGGTGCTGCATAgtgccttggaggaggaggaggaggaagaggaggaagccaCCGCGCTGGAGATGTTGGACCGGCTCATCCTCAACGGCTACGAAGCGTCCCCGAGCGAGATGCAGGAGGTAGTACGTGTCACCTGGGAGGACAAGGAGGACAAGGCAGCACGGCAGAGCATCTCCAGGCGTGGGAGGTGCGCGGCGAGGCATACGGTGGTGACTGACCTAGAGACTCTGCTGACCCGCTGTGCAGAAGCAGTGGCCAGCAGCGACGTGTGCGGCGCGAGCAAGCTGCTGGAGCGGATCAAGTGTCACTCATCGCCGAGAGGGGACGCTAGGCAGCGGCTGGCGCACTACTTTGCCCAGGGGCTGGAGGCACGGCTGGCTGGCACGGGGAGCCGACTGTACCGATCGCTCATGGGGAAGCGCACCTCAGCCGTGGAGCTCATCAGGGCCTACCATCTGCACACGGCCGCGAGCTGTTCGATCAAGGTGGGGTTGCTCTTTTCCACCAACACCATCTACAAGGCCGTTGCATGGAGGAGGAAACTGCACATTGTGCACTACGGCATCAGCACCGGGTTTCAGTGGCCGGACTTGCTCGGGTTACTGGCGAATAGGGAGGGTGGGCCACCAGAAGTGAGGATCACCGGCATCAACAGCCCTCAGCCCGGGCCCTGTCCGGCTGCACTAATGGAGGAGGCAGGGCACCGGCTCAACAATTACGCAAGCCAGTTCGGCGTGCCATTCAAGTTCCGCGCCATCGCATCCAAGCTGGAGGATGTCCGGGCTGAGGACCTGCACATCGATCCAGATGAGGTCCTGGTCGTGAGCAGCCTATACGAGTTCAGGACCTTGATGGACGAGAGCCTCACCTCTGACATGCTAAGCCCAAGGGACATGGTACTCAACACTATCAGTAAGATGAGGCCGTCTGTGTTCGTCAGTTCCGTCGTCAATGGACCATACAGCGCGGCGTTCTTTATGACGCGGTTCCGCCATGCGCTCTACTACTTCTCGGCGTTGTTCGATATGATGGAGACCACCGTTCCATGGGTCGCCAAGAGACTTCTGGTGGAGCGGGACATATTTGCACGGTCTGCCATAAATAGGATCGCATGTGAAGGCACAGACCGGGTGGAGCGCCCTCAGAACTACAAGGAGTGGCAGACGCGGAACCAGCGAGCGGGGCTAAGGCAGCTGCCATTGGACCCTGATATTGTTCTGATTCTCAAGGACGAAGTGAAGAATCGGTACCACAAGCATTTCATGATCTGCGAGGATCATCGGTGGCTTCTGCAAGGATGGAAAGGCCGGGTGCTCTATGCCCACTCCACATGGGCAGCTgctgatgctactggttctctagTGTGA
- the LOC123108336 gene encoding GDSL esterase/lipase At4g10955-like: MEALFQRLAPWAPRLYVHDRDVVCLGFIDYFQQRQLIQERFRGVARSAMTLSYRDMLFSLVGADKERPHLLPSAMLVKNSSDCDAHGLEQWWKPDGELNLSATRYSYPGA, encoded by the coding sequence ATGGAGGCGCTGTTCCAGAGGCTGGCCCCGTGGGCGCCGCGGCTGTACGTGCACGACAGGGACGTCGTCTGCCTGGGCTTCATCGACTACTTCCAGCAGCGGCAGCTGATTCAGGAGCGCTTCCGCGGGGTGGCCCGGTCGGCGATGACGCTGTCGTACCGTGACATGCTCTTCTCCTTGGTCGGCGCCGACAAGGAGCGGCCGCATCTCCTGCCTTCGGCCATGCTGGTGAAGAACTCCAGCGACTGCGACGCCCACGGGCTCGAGCAATGGTGGAAGCCAGACGGCGAGCTCAACTTGAGCGCCACGCGTTACAGCTATCCTGGAGCTTAA
- the LOC123101775 gene encoding glutathione S-transferase T3-like, whose translation MEMEGRWGCRGDAREMEGRWRWRGDGDGDGGEMEMEGRWGCRGDAREMEGRWRCRGDAREMEEMQMHGVRRRGGDAGEMEMQGRWRRCRGDMDTDQSFLDTLGFGYTQTQLESPIGEQATPSTQHRSAITEKGKSNKGKNWSSDEDKVLIAAWANTSLDIVGTDQNRDAYWDRVSEYYNTHKESSWPERNANAINCRYTTINRETSKFCGCLQQILNREESGRTIQEKTNDAHILFKEMDLKKKKPFTLMHWYVEFSKYPKWQTREVETSLKKQKKTIDASPGTATNDPADASSVRTDATSIHTDALEHEKRPDGVKRDKRGKADDSACKLSLETVWAAKLEKDEIKEAAINARYAQQLELRKEEIALKKNEDARNEREDARRQFELDERVMLIDTSGMTDVQKQFYQAKQKEILARGLG comes from the exons ATGGAGATGGAGGGGAGATGGGGATGCAGGGGAGATGCACGGGAGATGGAGGGGAGATGGAGATGGaggggagatggagatggagatggaggggAGATGGAGATGGAGGGGAGATGGGGATGCAGGGGAGATGCACGGGAGATGGAGGGGAGATGGAGATGCAGGGGAGATGCACGGGAGATGGAGGAGATGCAGATGCACGGCGTGCGGCGCCGTGGAGGAGATGCAGGGGAGATGGAGATGCAGGGGAGATGGAGGAGATGCAGGGGAGAT ATGGATACTGACCAAAGCTTTTTGGACACCCTTGGTTTTGGTTACACGCAAACACAACTAGAAAGTCCAATTGGAGAGCAGGCAACTCCATCAACTCAGCATCGTTCTGCAATAACAGAGAAAGGAAAATCCAACAAAGGCAAAAATTGGTCTAGTGATGAGGACAAGGTTCTCATAGCAGCATGGGCAAATACAAGTTTGGATATTGTTGGGACAGATCAAAACCGGGATGCTTATTGGGATAGAGTTTCAGAGTACTACAACACACACAAGGAATCATCATGGCCGGAGCGTAATGCTAATGCAATCAATTGCCGTTACACAACGATTAATAGAGAGACCTCTAAATTTTGTGGTTGCCTTCAGCAGATTttaaatagggaagaaagtggaaGGACTATACAAGAAAAG ACAAACGATGCACACATTTTGTTCAAGGAAATGGATCTTAAAAAAAAGAAGCCTTTCACACTGATGCATTGGTATGTAGAGTTTTCGAAGTATCCAAAGTGGCAGACAAGAGAAGTTGAAACTTCTCTTAAGAAACAAAAGAAGACCATTGATGCAAGTCCAGGCACAGCCACCAATGATCCGGCTGATGCATCCTCGGTACGTACTGATGCTACCTCGATACACACTGATGCTCTTGAACATGAGAAAAGACCTGATGGTGTGAAGAGGGACAAGAGAGGTAAAGCTGATGACAGTGCTTGCAAGCTGTCATTAGAAACTGTGTGGGCAGCAAAGCTAGAGAAGGATGAGATCAAAGAGGCGGCAATAAATGCTCGCTACGCACAGCAATTGGAATTGCGAAAAGAGGAGATTGCACTCAAAAAGAATGAGGATGCACGAAACGAGAGGGAGGATGCACGGAGACAGTTTGAATTAGATGAGAGGGTCATGCTCATCGACACAAGTGGTATGACTGATGTTCAAAAGCAGTTCTACCAAGCTAAGCAGAAGGAGATCCTTGCTCGCGGCCTAGGGTAA